A genomic window from Silene latifolia isolate original U9 population chromosome Y, ASM4854445v1, whole genome shotgun sequence includes:
- the LOC141629907 gene encoding uncharacterized protein LOC141629907: MAKSKNPKNNNPKSNNNSNSKSSNTNNTSHNNTKNQKNIVVSSEASTSKSKSTSPHTARKINLSFPPIESSELEVILEESEQEEEDVSGYESERQEPSLRLTTADVEGEITYWSSAVYCYILGANPPSSVITGYVKRVWQSYGIDRISFLPNGIFLVRFKSKAKHIEVVNNGHLIFDNKPVIVKEWSPDSELIKHDVKLIPIWMKLYGLDIKFWGTDCLRKISGLVGKMMRCDDATSKRAFLGYARIMVEVQIGQQFPTELEFVDELGKIQRVKVVYDWLPLSCDKCKGMGHEAIHCRKIEGAPKRVWKPKVKPQAPVNEAVTKPRPVAKPVSPVVAPPPVTQVPSPVMQTPVVVPLTGGTTSVGLKEIEVNTSFPRRFISKMMKHDNGEPRVFTPRGLSFMDALTLSVQKARTESRKLLTPGTYSDNGTHVGGRVWLLWDPQVYQVDVLDVTAQCIHSKVFDKVQKIVFWHTLVYGFNRIQERASLWDSLRDYSSVIDGPWLLCGDFNSITGVNDRVGGAEVSWAEMAPMRKMIVDCQLQDMKSSGSYYTWNNKHEATTKVYSRIDRVLINEQWFQIFPEAVANYLPEGLYDHCPCLINSTEEISKRKMGFKYFNMWALSDDFESTVKDSWQQELRGTPMYRVVQKLKRLKPVLKNLNKAQFSDIENLTNVTELALKHFQQQLIQDPMNDTLCNAEKDYANDLIKLVKARNSYLAQKAKEAWIKDGDDNTSFFHSSIKRRRMKNRVYSIHDMEGVLCSKPDDIKAAFEDYYRDLLLKPVSDEEIKSAMFSIPGDKAPGPDGFSSQFFKDSWHIVGREVCKAIRNVFDSGQLLKELNTTTLTLVPKVDLPDSVLQFRPIACCNTVYKCLTKVLCNRLSLILPDIINPSQGAFVKDRDIVGNILICQDLIKLYKRKVCSPRVMLKIDLQKAYDSIEWSFLNDMLCALEFPPSFITLIMACVTSPTFSLALNGEVFGFFRGQRGLRGDLHSVRLLLRAFETFSASSGLKMNNGKSNIYKEWGEGGNYEEVTERIARLGAKHLSYAGRLTLIKSVLSTLHNYWARIFILPKTVLNSIDAICEPSWHGQEQKESPALVSWNQVCKPRRKGGLGLKSVTSWNIALMGKYVWWVEKKNRSSMGEVGAYYLYKEYYLERL, translated from the exons ATGGCAAAATCTAAGAACCCTAAAAATAATAATcctaaatcaaataataatagtaatagcaaATCATCTAATACTAATAATACGTCACATAATaatacaaaaaatcaaaaaaatattgTTGTTTCTTCAGAAGCAAGTACGAGTAAGAGTAAGTCGACATCGCCGCATACTGCTCGGAAAATCAACCTTAGCTTTCCTCCAATTGAATCGTCAGAGTTGGAGGTGATTTTGGAGGAGAGCGAACAGGAGGAGGAGGACGTATCGGGATATGAATCTGAACGGCAGGAACCGAGTCTCAGGCTGACTACTGCGGATGTTGAAGGTGAGATTACCTACTGGTCCTCAGCTGTTTATTGCTATATCCTAGGTGCGAACCCCCCGAGTAGTGTGATTACTGGTTATGTTAAGAGGGTTTGGCAATCGTATGGTATTGATCGTATTTCTTTCTTACCAAACGGTATTTTCTTGGTGCGCTTTAAATCCAAAGCAAAACATATAGAGGTTGTGAACAATGGTCACCTGATTTTTGATAACAAGCCAGTTATTGTTAAAGAGTGGAGTCCAGATTCTGAATTAATTAAACATGATGTGAAATTGATTCCTATTTGGATGAAACTGTATGGACTGGATATCAAATTCTGGGGGACTGATTGTCTGAGGAAGATAAGTGGTTTGGTTGGTAAGATGATGAGATGTGATGATGCTACCAGTAAGAGGGCTTTCCTTGGATATGCCAGAATCATGGTAGAGGTACAAATTGGTCAACAATTCCCTACTGAGCTTGAATTTGTGGATGAATTGGGAAAGATTCAGAGGGTAAAAGTTGTCTATGATTGGTTACCTCTATCGTGTGACAAGTGCAAAGGGATGGGTCATGAAGCTATTCATTGTAGGAAGATTGAGGGAGCTCCAAAGAGGGTGTGGAAGCCCAAGGTGAAACCTCAGGCTCCTGTAAATGAAGCTGTCACTAAACCCAGACCTGTGGCTAAACCTGTTTCCCCAGTAGTGGCACCACCTCCAGTTACTCAGGTACCCTCTCCAGTGATGCAGACCCCTGTAGTGGTTCCTTTGACTGGTGGTACTACTAGTGTGGGGCTAAAGGAGATTGAGGTGAATACCTCATTCCCTAGGAGGTTCATAAGTAAAATGATGAAACATGATAATGGGGAACCTAGGGTTTTTACTCCTAGAGGACTCAGTTTTATGGATGCTCTAACCCTATCTGTGCAGAAGGCAAGAACTGAGAGTAGGAAACTGCTTACTCCTGGAACTTACTCTGATAATGG CACTCATGTTGGGGGGAGAGTGTGGTTACTATGGGACCCTCAGGTTTATCAGGTGGATGTTTTGGATGTTACAGCCCAATGTATCCATTCCAAAGTGTTTGATAAAGTTCAGAAGATTGTGTTCTGGCATACTCTTGTCTATGGCTTTAACAGAATTCAGGAGAGAGCCTCTTTATGGGATTCTTTAAGGGATTACTCTAGTGTGATTGATGGGCCATGGTTGCTGTGTGGGGACTTCAACAGTATAACTGGGGTAAATGATAGAGTTGGTGGAGCTGAGGTGTCTTGGGCTGAGATGGCTCCTATGAGGAAGATGATAGTTGACTGTCAGCTGCAAGACATGAAAAGCTCTGGCTCTTATTATACGTGGAATAACAAGCATGAGGCTACAACAAAAGTGTATAGCAGAATTGATAGGGTTTTGATCAATGAGCAGTGGTTTCAAATCTTCCCTGAGGCTGTGGCAAACTATCTCCCTGAAGGTCTCTATGATCACTGTCCATGCCTTATAAACTCTACTGAGGAAATTAGTAAAAGGAAGATGGGGTTtaagtactttaatatgtgggcTCTCTCTGATGATTTTGAGTCCACTGTGAAGGATAGTTGGCAGCAGGAGCTGAGGGGTACCCCTATGTATAGAGTGGTACAGAAATTGAAGAGGTTAAAACCTGTGCTTAAAAATTTGAACAAAGCTCAATTTAGTGACATTGAAAACCTTACCAATGTTACTGAATTGGCTTTGAAACACTTCCAGCAGCAGCTCATTCAGGATCCCATGAATGATACTCTATGCAATGCTGAAAAAGATTATGCTAATGATCTCATTAAACTGGTCAAGGCTAGGAATAGCTATTTAGCTCAGAAAGCTAAAGAAGCCTGGATTAAAGATGGGGATGATAATACTTCTTTTTTTCATTCGagcatcaaaagaagaagaatgaagaataGGGTGTATTCCATTCATGACATGGAGGGGGTTTTGTGCTCTAAACCTGATGACATAAAAGCTGCATTTGAAGACTACTATCG AGATCTCCTTCTCAAGCCTGTTTCTGATGAAGAGATCAAAAGTGCTATGTTTTCTATACCTGGTGACAAGGCACCTGGGCCTGACGGTTTCAGTAGCCAATTTTTTAAAGACTCCTGGCATATTGTGGGCAGGGAGGTGTGTAAGGCTATTAGAAATGTGTTTGATTCTGGCCAACTGTTGAAAGAATTGAACACCACTACTCTTACTCTGGTGCCAAAAGTTGATTTGCCTGATAGTGTATTGCAGTTCAGGCCTATTGCCTGTTGCAATACAGTCTATAAATGCTTGACGAAAGTGTTGTGTAATAGATTGAGCTTGATTCTGCCTGACATTATAAATCCTTCACAAGGGGCTTTTGTAAAAGACAGAGATATTGTGGGGAATATTCTCATATGTCAAGACCTCATCAAGCTTTATAAGAGGAAAGTCTGCTCCCCAAGGGTAATGTTGAAAATTGATTTACAGAAAGCATATGACTCCATTGAGTGGAGCTTTCTGAATGATATGTTATGTGCTTTAGAGTTTCCCCCCAGCTTCATCACTCTGATTATGGCTTGTGTGACCTCCCCCACCTTTTCCTTGGCCCTGAATGGAGAGGTGTTTGGCTTTTTTCGAGGACAAAGGGGTTTAAG AGGTGACCTACATTCTGTTAGATTATTGCTCAGGGCTTTTGAGACCTTCTCTGCCTCTTCTGGACTTAAAATGAATAATGGCAAATCAAACATTTACAAAGAATGGGGTGAAGGAGGAAATTATGAAGA GGTGACTGAGAGGATTGCTAGATTGGGGGCTAAACATCTTTCTTATGCGGGGAGACTCACCCTCATAAAATCTGTGTTAAGTACCCTTCATAATTATTGGGCCAGGATATTCATTCTACCCAAAACAGTTCTTAATAGTATTGATGCTATTTGCGAGCCTTCCTGGCATGGTCAAGAACAAAAGGAATCCCCTGCACTTGTATCATGGAATCAGGTTTGCAAACCAAGGAGAAAGGGTGGCTTGGGTTTGAAATCTGTTACATCGTGGAATATAGCTTTGATGGGCAAATATGTGTGGTGGGTTGAGAAGAAAAATCGATCATCTATGGGTGAAGTGGGTGCATACTATTTATATAAAGAATACTACTTGGAAAGATTATGA
- the LOC141629908 gene encoding uncharacterized protein LOC141629908 encodes MYLVDDAKMWWQARYKEIEEGMITLTSWTDFKRILKDHFYPENTEFVAQRKLEEVKHTKSIRDYVREFSACMLEITEITETNMTFEFVNGLKRWAQKEVMRQNPKTLSSAISAAERLLDFHGEREVP; translated from the coding sequence ATGTACTTGGtggacgatgccaagatgtggtggcaGGCTAGGTACAAGGAGATCGAAGAGGGAATGATCACGCTAACATCGTGGACCGATTTCAAGAGGAttttgaaggatcacttctaccccgagaacaccgAGTTTGTCGCTCAGAGGAAGCTGGAGGAAGTAAAGCATACCAAATCAATTCGGGattatgtgagggaattctcagcgtgcatgctcgagattacgGAAATAACCGAGACGAACATGACCTTCGAGTTCGTCAACGGATTGAAGAGGTGGGCTCAAAAGGAGGTAATGAGACAGAACCCCAAGACTCTGTCTTCAGCCATATCGGCTGCGGAGCGTCTTCTCGATTTCCACGGGGAGCGAGAGGTACCTTGA